The DNA region GTCCTTATTTACACGAATATTTAGCTAACCGTTAAAGATTATTTAGCTATTGGCAAAAGAAATGCAAATTGTACCGATTTTTATATCAGGTGTAGTTGGTGCAGCCTGCTCTGTTGCATTTTCTTATGGAGTAGCTTCACTGCCATGTGGATTGGTATCAAAGGGTGCGGATACTATTTGTCAGGTACGTAGCTTTGGTAAGGCACTTGATAGTTGGAAATTTGGGTTTATTGTTGGTGGTTTGGTTGGGTTTATTTTGAGTCCTCGCCATCAATTTATATCCCGTTTTAAACCCATTCATCTGTCAACTGCTTCCTTAATTACTTTGGGTATTTATTTCTCAATTTCTCAAAGTACTGGTGTTTCTTCAGGGTCGTCAAATAGTTTAACAGGAAGAGTTAGTACAGGTTCTTACTCACCACATCCTTATTCACCACGTTTGAGTGCTTTTTTAGCGACAATTCGTTGGGCAGAAACAGGAACTAGTGACACAGAAAGTTATCGCAAGTTAGTATTTAATGGAACTTTTAATAATTTTTCTACACACCCGTTAAAGAAACAGTGCGCTCCTATTAATGGTAAAAATGTTTGTTCAACTGCGGCTGGTGCTTATCAAATGTTGGATAAAAGTTGGTATGACCTTCAGCCAAAGTTAAACTTAAAGGATTTTAGTCCAGCTTCTCAGGACAAGATGGCAATTGAATATATTCGTCGTAATAATGCCTTAAGTGATGTTGAAGCAGGAAGGTTTGATACTGCGATATGTAAAGTAGGTAGGGTATGGGCCAGTCTTATTTGTAACTCGTATAATCAAAATCCAAAATCTTTAGCGCAGTTGAGAATTTATTATCAGCAGCAATTACAAAGAAATGAAATTTCTAGGAGGTGAATATTTACTAATGTTAGTACCCCACAACGATAAGATAGAATCTCAAAAACAACAAGTTTTGGCTGCAATTATGCAAGCAAAGCAAGATGGTTTAAGCAATGAAGAGATTATGGAGAATGTACGAGAAGCTTTACCTTCCTCAATGGTTTCTTATACTGAAACTGTTCTACAACAAATTGATTTTAGAGCAAAATTATCACGTCCGCTTAGAGAATTTAATTTAGAATTTTTATTTCAGGTAATATACGAATCAGTAATTGCAGGTACAAATGATGAAGAAATATTATCAATATGTGCAGAACACTGTACTTTAAACCAGTACGAGTTTGCACGTTATGCACTTGAATATATTCATCTCAATCGGATGCCATCGCAGTGGGAGCAAAATAACGTATATCATCAGATAATTGAGATAGTTAATATATCACCTATTGAATCTTTATTTGAATACATTGAATCAATCAAAAATATTTATCTTAAGCAGATTGGATATGAAGTAGTTCAAGAGAATCTTTATAATTTATTTTTAAGCAATAAACAAACTAGTTATTTTACTGATTTAGCTAATAAATCTAGAGATAAATTCATTAAAAACTATTGCTGCCGAACGGCAGTGCTTGTTGCGCGTGCCACGGGTAAACCATTAGATTTAAAGCTGACAGAAGATGGCTCAGTGATTTTAAAAGAGCCTAAATCTTTAGATAGAAATACTGGTGCAAATGAGATTGTTGCTTCACAGATTTTAACTATGGTACAGGCAGGGAAACTATTAGTCGATACTCTCGAAGAATTTAGTATTAATGCCAAATATGTTGATGCTAAAACGGGACCAACATTCAACCGCATTAAGGTAAAACTGGGACGAGGTGTAAGTTATAAAAAAGTAGAAGATATTGGCAATGACTTAGTGCAGCAGCTTGGTGAAGAGTTAAACTTAAAAGTTGCACCAATGGTGAGTGTAGTGCCTGGAGGAGTTGTATTTGACATACCCCGATTAGACAGACAATTTGCTTATTTCCGTGATTATTTTACTTTTGACGGCGAACCTGACATTCATTCGGTGTCTATCCCCGGTGGCGTTGATGTTGATGGCACCTATGTGGAAATTCCGCTTTATAGCGACAACGTGACTCATATCCTGGGTGGTGGGCGGACGCGGGGTGGTAAGTCGCAGTTTGAGAAAGCAGCAATTTTGTATTTGGTGAGACGATATGCACCTTCTGTTGTTCGGTTGGCACTTTCGGATGTCAAACGCGTGACCTTTGGTAAATTTGATGGGCTACCCCATCTTGTTGCCCCAGTTGCGCGTGATGCAGAGTCTACCGCTAACTTGCTTGATTACTTGGTAGAAGAAATGGAATTGCGCTACCAAGAATTTGAGTGCCACAGCAGTATTGAAACGATCACACAGTACAACTCACGGTTTGCACCTGATTTTGTCATGCCGCGAGTCATTTGTCTGATTGACGAGTGTTTTGATTTACTTTCTGATGATAACTACTGCGATCGCATTGAGACTGCGCTGATGAAGTTGCTTGCAAAAGCGGGTGGTGCAGGGATTCACGTACTTTTGTACACCCAGCGACCTGATAAAAACGTGATTGATCCGTTGATTCGCTCAAACTTTCCAGCCAAGACAGCCTTTGTTACGACTCGCCCTGAAGACAGTTGTATTATCCTTGGGGACGATAAAGACAAACGTGCAGTTTATTTACTGGGATACGGAGATTTCTTGTACAAAACGACTGAGGTGGTGCGACTCCAGGCGTTTTATGTAGCTGACGATGAAGACCCTGAATACTTCCAGCAATTACTCCTAGAAGCTAAAAATCAAAACGACCCCTATACTGCATGGAAATCTGGGTTAGACTTTGATGAATTTGTCGCTAGTTTGTATGGTGAGAGCAATAGTAAGGACATAGGTAAATCTAAAGCTACTGCTGTTACTAAAACTAAACAGTCCAAGACCGATTTTGAGGGCAGTTTTAACTTTAAGGTACAGCTTGATGAGGAAGCAAGAAACTCAATTTTGAATTTGCATCAAAAAGGCTATCAACTTGATGAAATTGTCAAAGCGGTATTCAATTTATCCCGTCAAGATGGTAGATCGTACAAGAAATTTAGAAATGTTGTTGAGGATTTTTTAAATAGCTTGAAAGGGGGTGAAGAAGATGATATTTGAATTAACGATGCCTTTACCTCCTAGTATGAACGAGATTATTAACCAGGCACGGTCAGGTTGGCAAGCCAGCGCTGGACTTAAGAAGTACTGGACAAACTTAATTGGTGAATTTGTTCGAGAATGTGAATTTTGTTTAGATGGTGCAGTTTGGATTGAATTTCATTGGTATCTCAAAAATTTTGGACGAGATAGCGATAACGTAGCTGCTGCCGCCAAATTTATCATGGATGGTCTGGTTACAGGACAAGCAATCCGTAACGATAACTTGACAGTTATCCAATCACCTGTAGTTCATTATTATCATCGTAGTAGTGGTGATGATGGTGTGCTGTTGAGACTTTCACAATCACCTGACTTTCTGTTAGATAATTTTATTGTATCTAACCAATTTTCCCGAAACAGCTTAGAAAAGCATAGCCAAAAAATCACATATTTAGTGTCAATTTAACTTATAGATATATTGGATTTAAAGGATGACGATAATGTTACGTTATAAAGACTACCGTCAGTTAATCGATCGGGTAAATGCAGGCAAGAATATTAACCTATGGGGCAAGCCAAATATTGGTAAGACTCTTACTGTTAAAAACTGTTTACTCAAGGATATTAACTTAGAGTCTGTTTACCTCAATCTTGAATATCCTTTTAGTGTGGATCATCTATTCAACGCTATTCCTATTAGCTTCAGTTTTTACTACCAGCAGGATTGGCAAAATATCATAAGCGAATTATCTGATGGTTATAATAGGCTGCTGGTGATAGATAATTTTGATAGATTGCATTTTGTTAGCAATACTTTTAGCCACGACTTATTCCGATTACAACAGTTAGCTCAACTAGAAAATTTTTCTTTACTGTTAATATCTCGTATGCCGCTAGAATATTTCCATTTTCCAGATTTTGCTA from Nostoc sp. GT001 includes:
- a CDS encoding lysozyme; this translates as MQIVPIFISGVVGAACSVAFSYGVASLPCGLVSKGADTICQVRSFGKALDSWKFGFIVGGLVGFILSPRHQFISRFKPIHLSTASLITLGIYFSISQSTGVSSGSSNSLTGRVSTGSYSPHPYSPRLSAFLATIRWAETGTSDTESYRKLVFNGTFNNFSTHPLKKQCAPINGKNVCSTAAGAYQMLDKSWYDLQPKLNLKDFSPASQDKMAIEYIRRNNALSDVEAGRFDTAICKVGRVWASLICNSYNQNPKSLAQLRIYYQQQLQRNEISRR
- a CDS encoding DNA translocase FtsK, yielding MKFLGGEYLLMLVPHNDKIESQKQQVLAAIMQAKQDGLSNEEIMENVREALPSSMVSYTETVLQQIDFRAKLSRPLREFNLEFLFQVIYESVIAGTNDEEILSICAEHCTLNQYEFARYALEYIHLNRMPSQWEQNNVYHQIIEIVNISPIESLFEYIESIKNIYLKQIGYEVVQENLYNLFLSNKQTSYFTDLANKSRDKFIKNYCCRTAVLVARATGKPLDLKLTEDGSVILKEPKSLDRNTGANEIVASQILTMVQAGKLLVDTLEEFSINAKYVDAKTGPTFNRIKVKLGRGVSYKKVEDIGNDLVQQLGEELNLKVAPMVSVVPGGVVFDIPRLDRQFAYFRDYFTFDGEPDIHSVSIPGGVDVDGTYVEIPLYSDNVTHILGGGRTRGGKSQFEKAAILYLVRRYAPSVVRLALSDVKRVTFGKFDGLPHLVAPVARDAESTANLLDYLVEEMELRYQEFECHSSIETITQYNSRFAPDFVMPRVICLIDECFDLLSDDNYCDRIETALMKLLAKAGGAGIHVLLYTQRPDKNVIDPLIRSNFPAKTAFVTTRPEDSCIILGDDKDKRAVYLLGYGDFLYKTTEVVRLQAFYVADDEDPEYFQQLLLEAKNQNDPYTAWKSGLDFDEFVASLYGESNSKDIGKSKATAVTKTKQSKTDFEGSFNFKVQLDEEARNSILNLHQKGYQLDEIVKAVFNLSRQDGRSYKKFRNVVEDFLNSLKGGEEDDI
- a CDS encoding ATP-binding protein, with product MTIMLRYKDYRQLIDRVNAGKNINLWGKPNIGKTLTVKNCLLKDINLESVYLNLEYPFSVDHLFNAIPISFSFYYQQDWQNIISELSDGYNRLLVIDNFDRLHFVSNTFSHDLFRLQQLAQLENFSLLLISRMPLEYFHFPDFANYFEKLELNETNTWTFGQ